The following are from one region of the Tenacibaculum dicentrarchi genome:
- a CDS encoding SdpI family protein, with translation MNPYYYVLSINGFLFLFSIIFYFFPPKKINSIYGYRTNKTIKNETIWQFANQFFTKQFLIYSSISLVASLIFVSLNKTISWQPMAIMLLSLAVSVIKTEQEISKNFDDEGNKLK, from the coding sequence ATGAACCCTTATTATTACGTGCTTTCCATAAACGGATTTTTATTCTTATTCAGTATTATCTTTTATTTTTTTCCGCCTAAAAAAATAAATAGTATTTATGGGTATCGCACCAATAAAACCATCAAAAATGAAACTATTTGGCAATTTGCAAATCAGTTTTTTACCAAACAATTTTTAATCTATTCGAGTATTTCATTAGTCGCTTCGTTAATTTTTGTTTCTTTAAATAAAACCATCAGCTGGCAACCTATGGCGATTATGTTATTGTCGTTAGCCGTATCGGTAATTAAAACAGAGCAAGAAATTAGCAAAAATTTTGATGATGAAGGAAATAAATTAAAGTAA
- a CDS encoding GNAT family N-acyltransferase: MGIVTSKEIAKVIGLDKLGVVGTFTGWLLMRVLRISAINKIYDNNKDKTDLEFLNGVLADCKVTYEIPEEDLKRIPKEGPFITISNHPLGAMDGVLLLKILVEKRPDYKIIANFLLHKIEPLQPYIMPVNPFEDRKDAKSSIAGIKNSLLHLREGKPLGIFPAGEVSTHRDGKLMVDKPWEDGAVRLIKKAKVPVIPIYFHAKNSPLFYLLSRISGTLRTAKLPSEAVSQNNKVIKVRIGKAISVKDQAEFKDIPSFYQFIRKKTYMLANPFEKESSKILSPKNLKIPKKAKKITTQRAPDLFTKEVDALREKGSRLLESKNYEVFFANAKEIPNVLHEIGRLREITFRDIGEGTNKAIDLDKFDKYYHHLFLWDSVAKELVGAYRMGLGKDIFKKYGINGFYIHTLFRIEPELYSMMENSMELGRAFVAKSYQQKPMPLFLLWKGIVHVTLRHPEYKYLLGGVSISNKFSAFSKSLMIEFMKSHYYDPYVAQYIYPKQEFKVKLKDADKDFVFDATKADMQKFDKIIDEIEPGALRMPVLIKKYVKQNGRLVAFNVDPKFNNAVDGLLYIKVAEIPDSTLKPVIEEYQAQLEKQASENLKK; the protein is encoded by the coding sequence ATGGGAATAGTTACATCAAAAGAAATTGCTAAAGTTATCGGATTAGATAAATTAGGTGTTGTAGGAACTTTTACAGGATGGTTATTGATGAGGGTTTTACGCATTTCTGCAATTAATAAAATATATGATAATAATAAAGATAAAACAGACTTAGAATTTTTAAATGGTGTTTTAGCTGACTGCAAAGTTACTTATGAAATACCTGAAGAAGATTTAAAAAGAATTCCTAAAGAAGGACCTTTTATTACTATTTCTAATCATCCTTTAGGGGCTATGGATGGTGTTTTATTACTTAAAATATTAGTAGAAAAAAGACCAGATTACAAAATTATAGCCAACTTTTTATTACACAAAATTGAACCTTTACAGCCGTATATAATGCCAGTAAATCCTTTTGAAGATAGAAAGGATGCTAAATCGAGTATTGCAGGGATTAAAAATTCATTATTGCATTTACGTGAAGGAAAACCTTTAGGAATTTTTCCTGCCGGAGAAGTTTCTACGCATCGTGATGGTAAATTAATGGTTGATAAACCTTGGGAAGATGGAGCTGTACGCTTAATTAAAAAAGCAAAAGTACCGGTAATTCCTATTTATTTTCATGCTAAAAACAGCCCGTTATTTTATTTACTGTCTAGAATTAGTGGAACTCTTAGAACAGCAAAATTACCATCGGAAGCAGTTTCTCAAAATAATAAGGTGATAAAAGTACGAATAGGAAAAGCTATTTCTGTAAAAGATCAGGCAGAATTTAAAGATATTCCTTCTTTTTATCAATTTATAAGAAAGAAAACATATATGTTGGCGAATCCTTTTGAAAAAGAATCGTCAAAAATATTATCACCTAAAAATTTAAAAATCCCTAAAAAAGCTAAAAAAATTACGACACAAAGAGCACCCGATTTATTTACTAAAGAAGTAGATGCTTTAAGGGAAAAGGGAAGCCGATTACTAGAAAGTAAAAATTATGAGGTCTTTTTTGCAAATGCAAAAGAAATACCAAATGTTTTACATGAAATTGGCCGTTTACGTGAAATTACCTTTAGAGATATTGGCGAAGGAACAAACAAAGCCATCGATTTAGATAAGTTTGATAAATATTATCATCACCTATTTTTATGGGATAGCGTTGCTAAAGAATTAGTAGGGGCTTACCGAATGGGGTTAGGGAAAGATATTTTTAAAAAGTACGGAATTAACGGTTTTTATATACATACTTTATTTCGAATTGAACCTGAATTGTATAGCATGATGGAAAATTCGATGGAGTTAGGGCGTGCTTTTGTTGCAAAGAGTTATCAGCAAAAACCAATGCCATTATTTTTACTTTGGAAAGGAATTGTACACGTTACATTGCGTCATCCTGAATATAAATATTTATTGGGCGGTGTGAGTATTAGCAATAAATTTTCGGCGTTTTCGAAGTCGTTAATGATTGAGTTTATGAAGTCTCATTATTACGATCCGTATGTGGCGCAATATATTTATCCGAAGCAAGAATTTAAAGTAAAACTAAAAGATGCCGATAAAGATTTTGTATTTGATGCCACCAAAGCAGATATGCAAAAATTTGATAAAATTATCGATGAAATTGAGCCAGGAGCATTGCGTATGCCAGTACTTATTAAAAAATATGTAAAGCAAAATGGGCGTTTAGTAGCTTTTAATGTCGATCCGAAATTTAATAATGCTGTGGATGGTTTGTTGTATATAAAAGTAGCTGAAATACCTGACAGCACTTTAAAACCTGTTATAGAAGAGTATCAGGCACAATTAGAAAAGCAAGCTTCTGAAAATTTAAAGAAGTAG
- a CDS encoding serine hydrolase domain-containing protein translates to MKNLKKIVLFITFFSVLTLGILVYLNYPKLNILAGYSAKNTTSSVFLASRSLEFTDKNDNNFSPINLTSDEINIEEKSATGSVFGLLTRKAVYREGLGAVLINDDYDITKKTHIPKRSKPDNTTPFPYGNANQKDSIFKNINYKKLNNVIDTLFDVKNKTRSVLVIYKDKIIAEKYADGFDKNSKQLGWSMTKSIVSTIVGIMQCEGKIKVNTANLFEEWQNDERKNITLHNLLQMNSGLAWKEDYNSICDATKMLFLENDMTKTQLKKPLTSKPNENWNYSSGTTNLISGLIRSKFNTHQAYLEYWYTALIDKIGMNSMLIETDVNGSFVGSSYGWATTRDWAKLGLLYLHNGQWNGTHLFDKDWVEYATKPTPTSDKQYGAQIWLNAGGKYADVPKNMYSFNGYKGQNVFILPTENLVIVRTGLTKNADMNLFLKEIIASIKTKKRLKNN, encoded by the coding sequence ATGAAAAATTTAAAGAAAATCGTGTTATTCATCACTTTTTTTAGTGTTTTAACACTTGGCATTCTTGTTTATTTAAATTATCCGAAGTTAAACATACTAGCAGGATATTCGGCTAAAAACACCACTTCCTCCGTTTTTTTGGCGAGTAGAAGTTTAGAATTTACCGATAAAAACGACAATAATTTTTCGCCAATAAATTTAACTTCGGATGAAATAAATATCGAGGAAAAATCAGCAACAGGTTCCGTTTTTGGTTTATTAACCAGAAAAGCCGTTTATCGTGAAGGTTTAGGCGCTGTTTTAATTAATGATGATTATGATATCACTAAAAAAACACACATTCCAAAACGTAGTAAACCCGATAATACTACGCCTTTTCCGTACGGAAATGCCAATCAGAAAGACAGCATTTTTAAGAATATCAACTATAAAAAATTAAACAACGTTATTGACACCCTTTTTGATGTAAAAAACAAAACACGGTCGGTTTTAGTAATTTATAAGGATAAAATTATTGCCGAAAAATATGCCGATGGTTTTGATAAAAACTCCAAACAATTAGGTTGGTCGATGACTAAAAGTATTGTTAGTACCATTGTTGGAATTATGCAATGCGAAGGCAAAATAAAGGTAAATACTGCTAATTTATTTGAAGAATGGCAAAACGATGAGCGTAAAAATATTACGCTTCATAATTTATTACAGATGAATTCAGGCTTGGCTTGGAAAGAAGATTACAACAGCATTTGCGATGCTACAAAAATGCTTTTTCTAGAAAATGACATGACTAAAACACAGTTAAAAAAACCTTTAACATCAAAACCGAACGAAAATTGGAATTATTCATCAGGAACAACAAATTTAATTTCGGGGCTTATTCGTAGTAAATTTAACACGCATCAAGCATATTTAGAATATTGGTACACGGCTTTAATCGATAAAATAGGCATGAATTCAATGCTTATCGAAACTGATGTAAATGGTAGCTTTGTAGGTTCTTCTTATGGTTGGGCAACCACTAGAGATTGGGCAAAACTCGGGCTTTTATACTTGCACAACGGTCAATGGAACGGAACGCATCTTTTTGATAAAGATTGGGTAGAGTACGCCACCAAGCCTACCCCAACTTCCGATAAGCAATACGGTGCGCAAATATGGTTAAATGCGGGCGGAAAATATGCTGATGTGCCAAAAAATATGTATTCTTTTAATGGGTATAAAGGACAGAATGTGTTTATTTTGCCCACTGAAAATTTGGTCATCGTTCGTACAGGATTAACCAAAAATGCCGATATGAATCTATTTTTAAAAGAAATAATAGCTTCGATTAAAACTAAAAAAAGACTAAAAAATAACTAA
- the fbp gene encoding class 1 fructose-bisphosphatase — MNNKHMTLGEFIIGYQKDFKYSTGELSRLINSIRLAAKVVNHEIRKAGLVDITGASGDINVQGETQQKLDILANDLFKQTLINREIVCGIASEEEDDFVIVEGKNKTNENKYVLLMDPLDGSSNIDVNISVGTIFSIYRRVSPVGTPVTKEDFLQKGSEQVAAGYVAYGTSTMLVFTTGNGVNGFTLNPAIGTFYLSHPNMKFPDIGKIYSVSEGYFTYFQEGMKRFLVHCKDLNKADNRPYTARYVGSLVTDFHRNMIKGGIYIYPSTTISPNGKLRLLYECNPMAFICEQAGGKATDGFTRIMDIAPSELHQRVPFFCGSKQMVEKAEEFMGEFSSDEKPIY, encoded by the coding sequence ATGAACAACAAGCACATGACTCTAGGAGAGTTTATTATTGGATATCAGAAAGATTTTAAATACTCTACGGGTGAGTTATCTCGTTTAATCAACTCAATTCGTTTAGCTGCAAAAGTAGTAAATCATGAAATTAGAAAAGCTGGTTTAGTAGATATTACAGGTGCTTCTGGCGATATCAACGTACAAGGAGAAACACAACAAAAACTAGATATCTTAGCAAACGATCTTTTTAAACAAACACTTATAAACCGTGAAATTGTTTGTGGTATTGCTAGTGAAGAAGAAGATGATTTTGTAATTGTTGAAGGAAAAAATAAAACAAACGAAAATAAATATGTCTTATTAATGGACCCTTTAGACGGTTCGTCAAATATTGATGTAAATATATCTGTAGGAACTATTTTTTCTATTTACAGACGAGTTTCTCCTGTAGGAACTCCTGTAACAAAAGAAGACTTCTTACAAAAAGGAAGCGAACAAGTAGCAGCTGGTTATGTTGCTTACGGAACTTCAACCATGTTAGTTTTTACTACAGGAAATGGCGTAAACGGATTTACACTAAACCCTGCAATTGGTACTTTTTACCTATCGCACCCAAACATGAAATTTCCTGACATTGGTAAAATATACTCTGTAAGTGAGGGCTATTTTACGTATTTTCAAGAAGGAATGAAGCGCTTTTTAGTACATTGTAAAGATTTAAACAAAGCAGATAACCGACCTTATACAGCACGTTATGTTGGCTCATTAGTAACCGATTTTCATAGAAATATGATTAAAGGAGGAATTTATATTTATCCATCAACCACTATTAGCCCTAACGGAAAATTACGTTTATTATACGAATGTAACCCAATGGCTTTTATTTGTGAACAAGCAGGTGGTAAAGCAACCGATGGTTTTACAAGAATTATGGATATTGCGCCATCAGAATTACACCAACGTGTACCTTTTTTCTGTGGAAGTAAGCAAATGGTAGAAAAAGCAGAAGAATTTATGGGAGAATTTTCTTCGGATGAAAAACCTATATATTAA
- a CDS encoding DinB family protein: MNTQFEILRKSRGIVLKKTENLSIEQLHKIPEGFTNNIAWNLAHLVVTQQLLQYKLSGLNCLVSDELIENYKKGTVPTETFSEEELEEVKELFIGLPDTLQEDFEAGIFTEYTAYETSTGFTIDSIESAIAFNNLHEGIHLGVILALVKLV, from the coding sequence ATGAACACGCAATTTGAAATTTTAAGAAAATCAAGAGGAATAGTTTTAAAAAAAACAGAAAACTTATCGATAGAGCAATTACATAAAATTCCTGAAGGATTTACAAATAATATAGCTTGGAACCTTGCTCATTTAGTAGTAACTCAACAGTTATTACAGTATAAATTATCAGGATTAAATTGCTTGGTTTCTGATGAATTAATTGAAAATTATAAAAAAGGAACAGTTCCTACAGAAACATTTTCGGAAGAAGAGCTGGAGGAAGTAAAAGAGTTGTTTATCGGCTTACCTGATACCTTACAAGAAGATTTTGAGGCAGGTATTTTTACAGAATATACAGCTTATGAAACAAGTACAGGTTTTACAATAGATTCTATAGAATCGGCAATAGCTTTTAATAACTTACATGAAGGTATTCATTTAGGTGTTATTTTAGCTTTAGTAAAGTTAGTTTAA
- a CDS encoding SCO family protein — protein MDLKFFKKSKSTLLFLLVFSLVGIPVFYHLVKVDDKLPVYNPADINPRLVDTSVRSKSKNHKIGAFKLINQNGEIITNANYKDKIYIADFFFTRCQTICLLMAYNMSELQENFKNDDDIMFLSHSVTPVMDSVPQLRKYADAKGVIDGKWNVTTGDKKHIYNLARKHYFAVLDEGDGGDQDFVHTENFVLIDKKGQIRGMYDGTKEENMQKIIDDVALLKEEYK, from the coding sequence ATGGATTTAAAATTCTTTAAAAAATCAAAAAGCACCTTACTTTTTTTACTTGTTTTTTCGCTGGTAGGCATTCCTGTTTTTTATCATTTGGTAAAAGTAGATGATAAATTACCTGTTTACAATCCTGCCGATATCAACCCTCGATTGGTAGATACATCAGTGCGTTCAAAATCAAAAAATCATAAGATTGGCGCTTTTAAACTCATCAATCAAAATGGCGAAATAATTACCAATGCCAATTATAAAGATAAAATTTATATTGCCGATTTCTTTTTTACCCGATGCCAAACAATTTGTCTTTTGATGGCATATAATATGAGTGAATTGCAAGAAAATTTTAAAAATGATGACGACATTATGTTTTTATCGCATTCGGTAACCCCTGTAATGGATAGCGTTCCGCAATTACGAAAATATGCCGATGCAAAAGGTGTAATTGATGGAAAATGGAACGTAACTACTGGCGATAAAAAGCATATTTATAACTTAGCCCGTAAGCATTATTTTGCTGTTTTAGATGAAGGCGATGGCGGTGACCAAGATTTTGTACATACCGAAAACTTTGTTTTAATCGATAAAAAAGGACAAATTCGAGGAATGTATGACGGTACAAAAGAAGAAAATATGCAAAAAATTATTGATGATGTTGCCTTGTTAAAAGAGGAGTATAAATAG
- a CDS encoding GNAT family N-acetyltransferase encodes MSFIIREGEKKDAQSILNLIIELAVFEKEPNAVEINLDTLIADGFSKNPKFKTFVAQDIDGTIIGMTLFYERYSTWKGKTIHLEDLMVTQAKRGIGAGKKLYGSVMNYAQKNGFKRVAWEVLDWNTNAIDFYKKTGATVYNQWRVCQMGEQHLIQFCNENI; translated from the coding sequence ATGAGTTTTATAATTAGAGAAGGAGAAAAAAAAGATGCACAATCAATATTAAATTTAATTATTGAATTAGCTGTTTTTGAAAAAGAACCAAATGCTGTTGAAATTAATCTTGACACTTTAATTGCCGATGGTTTTTCTAAAAATCCGAAGTTTAAAACCTTTGTAGCTCAGGATATTGATGGAACAATTATAGGGATGACACTTTTTTATGAACGATATTCTACTTGGAAAGGAAAAACAATTCATTTAGAAGATTTAATGGTTACTCAAGCAAAAAGAGGCATTGGTGCAGGTAAAAAATTATACGGTTCTGTGATGAATTATGCACAAAAAAATGGTTTTAAAAGAGTTGCTTGGGAAGTATTAGATTGGAATACAAATGCCATCGATTTTTATAAAAAAACAGGAGCAACTGTTTATAATCAGTGGCGAGTTTGTCAAATGGGAGAACAGCATTTAATACAATTTTGTAATGAGAATATTTAA
- a CDS encoding aspartate kinase has protein sequence MRIFKFGGASVKDANAVKNVANVLQHEGTENVLVVISAMGKMTNAFEEIINAYFYKKDNLKEAICFVENFHQKIVTDLFDKKHPVFNKVNHLLGELSGFMVQNTSDDYDYVYDQIVGFGELLSTIIVSAYLSEIGIENKWIDVRNCIKTDANYRDAKIDWKLTEAQINTYIVKKTLNITQGFLGSTSLKTVKNKQNTPITTTLGREGSDYTAGIFAYCLNAKSVTIWKDVTGVLNADPRVFTQTELLHEISYTEAIEMAFYGASVIHPKTIQPLEKKNIPLFVRSFDDLSNKGTCVGKGTKINPEVPCFIVKKHQILISISAKDFSFMVESNISAVFEKLHKYKLKVNLIQNSAISFSVCVDDKYDLFDAFYTDLKSDFKIKTYKEVTLYTIRHFDEKALEKIRKKGKSIISQINTETAQLVIQ, from the coding sequence ATGAGAATATTTAAGTTTGGAGGCGCATCAGTAAAAGATGCTAACGCTGTAAAAAACGTAGCAAACGTGTTACAGCACGAAGGTACAGAAAATGTTTTGGTAGTAATTTCGGCAATGGGAAAAATGACCAATGCTTTTGAAGAAATTATCAATGCTTATTTTTATAAAAAAGATAATTTAAAAGAAGCGATTTGTTTTGTTGAAAATTTTCATCAAAAAATAGTAACCGATTTATTTGACAAAAAGCATCCTGTTTTTAATAAAGTAAACCATTTATTAGGTGAATTAAGTGGTTTTATGGTTCAAAATACTTCGGATGATTATGATTATGTCTACGACCAAATTGTTGGTTTTGGCGAGTTGTTATCGACGATTATTGTGAGTGCTTATTTATCTGAAATTGGCATAGAAAACAAGTGGATAGACGTTAGAAACTGCATTAAAACGGATGCCAATTATAGAGATGCAAAAATTGATTGGAAGCTAACTGAAGCGCAAATAAATACGTATATTGTTAAAAAAACCTTAAATATTACCCAAGGTTTTTTAGGAAGTACATCACTTAAAACAGTTAAAAACAAGCAAAATACGCCTATAACAACAACCCTAGGAAGAGAAGGTTCTGATTACACAGCAGGTATTTTTGCTTATTGTTTAAATGCCAAAAGTGTAACTATTTGGAAAGATGTTACAGGAGTTTTAAATGCCGATCCTCGGGTGTTTACACAAACGGAATTGCTACACGAAATTTCTTATACCGAAGCTATTGAAATGGCTTTTTATGGAGCGTCTGTAATTCATCCAAAAACGATTCAACCTTTAGAGAAAAAAAATATCCCACTTTTTGTGCGTTCTTTCGATGATTTATCAAACAAAGGAACTTGTGTAGGAAAAGGCACTAAAATTAATCCTGAAGTACCGTGTTTTATAGTAAAAAAACATCAAATTTTGATTTCAATTTCGGCTAAAGATTTTTCTTTTATGGTAGAAAGCAATATCAGTGCTGTTTTTGAGAAATTACATAAATATAAATTAAAGGTAAATTTAATTCAAAATTCAGCCATTAGTTTTTCGGTTTGTGTAGATGATAAATATGATTTATTCGACGCTTTTTATACCGATTTAAAATCAGATTTTAAAATAAAAACTTACAAAGAAGTTACACTTTATACTATTCGTCATTTTGATGAAAAAGCGCTTGAAAAAATACGTAAAAAAGGAAAGTCAATTATAAGTCAAATTAATACAGAAACAGCGCAGTTGGTTATACAATAA
- a CDS encoding aminotransferase class V-fold PLP-dependent enzyme gives MFIVDKIRADFPILNREVHGKKLVYFDNGATSQTPQIVIDAIVDYYSNYNANIHRGVHTLSQEATDKYEEARLKVQQHFNAKHSYEIILTAGTTHSVNVVASGFSAILKAGDEVIVSSLEHHSNIVPWQMLCEKTGAILKVIPMNEDGSLKIEKYHELLNANTKLVFCNHVSNALGIINPIQEIIDSAHKFGAYVLIDGAQAVPHIKPDVQALDADFYVASAHKMCGPTGVGVLYGKEELLKLLPPYQGGGEMIETVTFEKTTYAGLPHKFEAGTPNICGGIAFGAAIDYLNSIGFDNIAKQENELLAYGTQELEKIEGLKIYGTSDKVAVISFNLEGIHPYDVGSILDKLGVAVRTGHHCAQPIMNFYGIPGTVRASFAFYNTKQEIDVLVASVKRAKMMLS, from the coding sequence ATGTTTATTGTAGATAAAATTAGAGCTGATTTCCCGATTCTTAACCGAGAAGTTCACGGAAAAAAATTAGTATATTTTGATAATGGAGCAACTTCTCAAACGCCACAAATTGTTATTGATGCTATTGTTGATTATTATTCAAATTACAATGCAAATATTCATCGAGGCGTGCATACGTTAAGCCAAGAAGCTACCGATAAATATGAAGAAGCGCGTTTAAAAGTACAACAACATTTTAACGCTAAACATTCGTATGAAATTATTTTAACCGCAGGAACAACGCATAGTGTTAATGTGGTTGCTTCGGGTTTTTCGGCTATTTTAAAAGCAGGAGATGAAGTAATTGTATCGTCTTTAGAACATCATTCAAATATTGTTCCTTGGCAGATGCTTTGTGAAAAAACAGGCGCTATTTTAAAGGTAATTCCGATGAATGAAGATGGTTCTTTAAAAATAGAAAAATATCATGAATTATTAAATGCAAACACAAAATTAGTATTTTGTAATCATGTTTCAAATGCCTTAGGAATCATCAACCCGATTCAAGAAATTATTGATTCGGCACATAAATTTGGTGCTTATGTTTTAATTGATGGAGCGCAAGCAGTACCACATATAAAACCAGATGTACAAGCCTTGGATGCTGATTTTTATGTAGCATCGGCACATAAAATGTGTGGGCCTACGGGAGTTGGTGTATTGTACGGAAAAGAGGAATTGTTAAAATTATTACCGCCTTATCAAGGAGGTGGCGAAATGATTGAAACGGTAACTTTTGAAAAAACAACCTACGCAGGATTGCCTCATAAATTTGAAGCAGGAACGCCAAATATTTGCGGTGGAATTGCTTTTGGAGCGGCAATAGATTACTTAAATTCAATAGGTTTTGATAATATCGCCAAACAAGAAAACGAATTATTAGCCTACGGAACACAAGAATTAGAAAAAATTGAAGGCTTAAAAATTTACGGAACAAGCGATAAGGTTGCTGTAATTTCTTTCAATTTAGAAGGAATTCATCCGTATGATGTAGGGTCGATTTTAGATAAATTAGGCGTAGCAGTTCGTACTGGGCATCATTGTGCACAACCGATTATGAATTTTTACGGAATCCCTGGAACGGTTCGAGCGTCGTTTGCTTTTTATAATACAAAACAAGAAATTGACGTTTTAGTAGCTTCTGTAAAAAGAGCCAAAATGATGTTGAGTTAA
- a CDS encoding superoxide dismutase, with product MAFELPELGYAYDALEPNIDARTMEIHHSKHHNGYTSKLNAAVTGTDLEGKSIEDILANLDMSNGAVRNNGGGFFNHSLFWTVMNPEDRGYLSGELKDAIEAKFGSKEAFIEAFSKAAATQFGSGWAWLCVKKGGEIEVCSTPNQDNPLMPGVACEGTPILGLDVWEHAYYLNYQNRRPDYIDAFFKVINWNEVERRFTEAK from the coding sequence ATGGCTTTTGAATTACCTGAATTAGGATATGCTTACGATGCATTAGAACCAAATATTGACGCAAGAACTATGGAAATTCACCATAGTAAACACCATAACGGATATACATCTAAATTAAATGCTGCAGTTACTGGTACTGATTTAGAAGGAAAATCTATTGAAGATATTCTTGCTAATTTAGATATGAGTAACGGAGCAGTCCGTAATAACGGAGGTGGTTTTTTTAATCACTCTTTATTCTGGACAGTAATGAACCCTGAAGATAGAGGTTACTTATCTGGAGAATTAAAAGATGCTATTGAAGCTAAATTTGGTTCAAAAGAAGCTTTTATTGAAGCTTTTTCTAAGGCTGCTGCAACTCAATTTGGTTCAGGATGGGCTTGGTTATGTGTTAAAAAAGGTGGAGAAATTGAAGTTTGTTCTACTCCAAACCAAGACAATCCATTAATGCCTGGTGTTGCTTGTGAAGGAACTCCTATTTTAGGATTAGATGTTTGGGAACATGCATACTACTTAAACTACCAAAACCGTCGTCCTGATTATATTGATGCTTTCTTTAAAGTAATCAACTGGAACGAAGTAGAAAGAAGATTTACTGAAGCTAAATAA
- the rseP gene encoding RIP metalloprotease RseP produces METLIKAVQFILSLSLLIVLHELGHFIPAKIFKTKVEKFYLFFDYKFSIFKKKIGDTVYGIGWIPLGGYVKIAGMIDESMDTEQLNKPAQPWEFRSKPAWQRLIIMLGGVTVNFILGIVIYICLMYTYGEKFLPNDNLKDGVWVQNQLGKDLGLLTGDKILTIDGKAIRKFSELPLEFINGNNYTIQRNGVVIEKEIPTDFISKLVDRDKNSGSFISVRLPLVIANISKDSPNINSDLQAKDIVTAINGVSTKYLDQAKIELEKNKGQAVNITIQRASESLSIPVKITEKGKLGVGLGQLSSKDLEKLGYYKLAKKTYSISEAIPAGTVKAWSTVTNYIKQLKKVFNPSTGAYKGLGGFISIGSIFPAEFSWEVFWNITAFLSIMLGVMNLLPIPALDGGHVVFTLWEMITGKKPGDKFLEYAQLIGFILLITLLLFANGNDIFRTFFK; encoded by the coding sequence ATGGAGACGTTAATAAAAGCAGTACAATTTATTTTGAGCTTATCGCTCTTAATTGTTTTACATGAATTAGGGCATTTTATCCCTGCAAAAATATTTAAAACTAAGGTTGAAAAATTTTACTTATTTTTTGATTATAAGTTTTCTATTTTCAAAAAGAAAATAGGCGATACCGTGTATGGAATCGGGTGGATTCCGCTTGGAGGCTACGTAAAAATAGCGGGAATGATTGACGAAAGTATGGATACCGAACAGCTAAATAAACCCGCACAACCTTGGGAATTTCGTTCAAAACCAGCGTGGCAACGGTTAATTATTATGCTAGGTGGTGTTACGGTAAACTTTATTTTAGGGATTGTAATTTACATTTGTTTGATGTACACTTACGGCGAAAAATTTTTACCAAACGATAATTTAAAAGATGGTGTTTGGGTACAAAATCAGCTAGGAAAAGATTTAGGATTACTTACTGGTGATAAAATATTAACAATTGACGGGAAAGCAATTCGAAAATTTAGCGAACTTCCTTTAGAGTTTATCAACGGAAATAATTATACGATTCAAAGAAATGGCGTTGTTATTGAAAAAGAAATTCCTACTGATTTTATTTCAAAATTAGTTGATAGAGATAAAAATTCTGGAAGTTTTATTTCGGTTCGTTTACCGCTTGTTATTGCAAATATTTCTAAAGATTCACCAAATATTAATAGCGATTTACAAGCTAAAGATATTGTTACTGCAATAAATGGTGTTTCAACAAAATATTTAGATCAGGCAAAAATTGAACTAGAAAAAAACAAAGGACAAGCGGTTAATATAACTATTCAAAGAGCTTCTGAAAGCTTAAGTATTCCTGTAAAAATTACTGAAAAAGGAAAATTAGGAGTTGGATTAGGGCAATTATCTTCAAAAGATTTAGAAAAATTAGGCTATTATAAATTAGCTAAAAAAACATATTCAATTAGCGAAGCGATTCCTGCGGGAACAGTAAAAGCATGGTCAACGGTTACCAATTATATTAAGCAATTAAAAAAGGTTTTTAACCCAAGCACAGGTGCTTATAAAGGTTTGGGAGGTTTTATTTCAATCGGAAGTATTTTTCCTGCCGAATTTAGCTGGGAAGTTTTTTGGAACATCACCGCTTTCTTATCAATTATGTTAGGCGTTATGAATTTATTGCCAATTCCTGCCTTAGATGGTGGTCATGTAGTGTTCACTTTATGGGAAATGATTACCGGTAAAAAACCTGGTGATAAATTTTTAGAATACGCACAATTAATAGGTTTTATCTTGTTGATAACCTTGCTTTTATTTGCCAACGGTAATGATATTTTTAGGACATTTTTTAAGTAA